The proteins below come from a single Rhodothermaceae bacterium genomic window:
- a CDS encoding family 16 glycosylhydrolase has protein sequence MIRAIFLAIFCFFGFVTASNLYAQSSWELIWSDEFEYTGLPDPTLWSYDTCPNLPGCGNAEQQSYTVNREENVRVEDGHLIIEAKKESLNGRDYTSAKLVSKTKGDWTYGRVEVRAQLPSGVGTWPAIWMLPTNSSYGNGGWPDTGEIDIMEHVGHNHGSIHATIHTDAYNWNGGAQPPGGSTQVSDASEALHVYAVEWTPIQMVFSVDGNPYWTYSKGLSNWQKWPFDKDFYLILNIAIGGTWGGQQGIDDSIFPQKMLIDYVRVYRYVDVPQVTIEAPASLEAGNTATLTGTAKDPDGRILRVELYQDDGLIETISGGAAEWSTSVENVSQGCYAVRARAIDVGGWSSSSETETITVGDSCTQNAPYLMRPHPIQERIQAEYFDLGGPGVAYRDRSSSNDGNGIRLDEGVDVYPTTDGIGYHIGNTARGEWVAYTVHVEQAGMYNLQIRMARTSQAARISFSLEFDGIDKTGVIDHAARSGFQTVRVAGIELDEGTQVMKLHFHAGTPAVNWMQFQLRSPTSNEDLPEHDETSLLGNYPNPFTNSTTITYRVGSPSRVVLELFNILGQRVRTLTDHYHQVGEYSTVLHADGLGTGTYFYTLTGDITAQRTLHYLGR, from the coding sequence ATGATACGCGCTATATTTTTGGCAATTTTTTGCTTTTTCGGTTTCGTTACAGCGTCTAATCTGTATGCTCAGTCATCATGGGAGTTGATATGGAGCGACGAGTTTGAATATACAGGACTCCCGGACCCCACTCTTTGGTCATATGACACCTGCCCCAATCTACCTGGATGTGGTAACGCAGAACAACAATCCTATACCGTAAATCGTGAGGAAAATGTACGAGTTGAGGATGGGCATCTAATTATTGAAGCTAAAAAAGAATCCCTGAATGGTCGTGACTACACTTCTGCTAAACTGGTCTCCAAAACAAAAGGGGACTGGACATATGGGCGGGTTGAAGTCCGTGCTCAACTCCCGTCTGGTGTTGGCACCTGGCCCGCAATTTGGATGCTCCCAACGAACAGTTCGTATGGCAATGGTGGGTGGCCCGATACTGGAGAGATTGACATCATGGAACATGTGGGACACAACCATGGATCCATTCATGCGACGATTCATACCGATGCCTACAATTGGAACGGGGGAGCACAACCCCCAGGCGGCTCAACACAAGTCTCCGATGCATCGGAGGCTTTGCATGTTTATGCCGTCGAGTGGACCCCGATCCAGATGGTATTTTCCGTAGACGGCAACCCGTACTGGACCTATTCCAAAGGACTGAGTAATTGGCAAAAATGGCCATTTGACAAAGATTTTTATTTGATCCTGAATATTGCAATCGGAGGCACCTGGGGAGGTCAACAAGGCATTGACGATAGTATCTTTCCGCAAAAAATGCTGATTGATTACGTGCGGGTTTACCGTTACGTGGATGTGCCTCAAGTTACAATTGAAGCCCCTGCGAGCCTAGAAGCAGGCAATACAGCTACTCTCACAGGGACTGCAAAAGATCCTGACGGCCGGATACTGAGAGTGGAACTCTATCAGGATGATGGTCTAATTGAAACGATCTCAGGCGGCGCAGCTGAGTGGAGTACCTCTGTTGAAAATGTATCCCAAGGATGCTATGCGGTGCGTGCCAGGGCAATTGATGTTGGCGGATGGTCTAGCTCATCAGAGACAGAGACGATAACTGTAGGCGATTCATGTACGCAGAATGCCCCCTATCTAATGCGCCCACACCCGATTCAAGAACGAATTCAGGCCGAGTATTTTGACCTGGGTGGCCCCGGAGTCGCCTATCGGGACCGCTCATCCTCAAATGATGGGAATGGGATTCGACTTGACGAAGGAGTGGATGTCTATCCTACAACCGATGGCATTGGCTACCACATTGGAAATACTGCACGAGGAGAATGGGTTGCCTACACCGTTCATGTAGAGCAGGCCGGAATGTATAACCTTCAAATCAGGATGGCCAGGACCAGTCAGGCAGCACGTATCTCATTTTCCCTCGAATTTGACGGTATCGATAAAACCGGGGTTATAGACCATGCTGCTCGCAGTGGTTTTCAAACTGTCCGTGTAGCCGGAATTGAACTGGATGAAGGGACCCAGGTGATGAAACTTCATTTCCATGCAGGAACGCCAGCGGTAAATTGGATGCAATTCCAATTGAGATCGCCGACCAGTAATGAAGATCTTCCCGAACATGATGAGACAAGCCTCCTTGGAAACTATCCTAACCCATTCACAAACTCCACTACCATAACCTATAGGGTCGGTAGCCCCAGTCGAGTGGTCCTGGAGCTATTCAACATACTTGGCCAACGCGTTCGCACACTGACGGACCACTATCACCAAGTAGGTGAGTATTCCACTGTGTTACACGCGGATGGATTGGGTACGGGGACCTATTTCTACACACTAACTGGAGATATCACAGCACAGCGTACACTTCACTATCTTGGACGCTAA
- a CDS encoding peptidylprolyl isomerase, whose protein sequence is MYELSAFGLDLIMHTRHLTFSDRRRWWIFGYISEYWGILPILLLLVRCSSPLSERDQALAHIDGHAITVGDFERSYVQALIQSGQNDTPEARYEHLDVLIEEHLWYEEALRRNLNSDSLLSEFTELSLKRAVGGRYYEIEFLERLPQLTETEIRQAFARYKQPMIVRHLFYRNEADARTAHARLEAGNPFLDEAQVAFRTEYFDSTAGWLGEIRYFQVDDAFAEAAFALSVGQYSDPVRSRQGWHIIKVEDRIRTPVIAESEFQNRKGGIAGLLRIRKRRLEGDRFVRTFMENRNVQINAEGVRSLRAALGRITNNSVSLDDTYDTAALPLKPETPLATFTMNGSTHTFTGDDYFFWLPELPPSEVTSNPAASLGRALRNEALALAGLQLGLTKDQIVHEDIANSTRTYLANSMRRLQPDSTLLIALRSTSSIHVDTMLFRQIMVN, encoded by the coding sequence ATGTACGAACTTTCGGCGTTCGGCTTGGATTTGATTATGCATACACGCCATTTGACCTTCTCGGACAGACGCAGGTGGTGGATTTTCGGGTATATTTCTGAGTACTGGGGTATCCTCCCGATCTTGCTGTTGCTTGTCAGATGCTCCTCGCCCTTGAGTGAACGAGATCAAGCTCTAGCCCACATTGACGGACACGCCATTACTGTTGGAGATTTTGAACGCTCCTACGTCCAGGCATTAATCCAGAGCGGCCAGAATGATACCCCTGAAGCCCGTTATGAGCACCTTGACGTACTCATCGAAGAGCATCTCTGGTATGAGGAGGCTCTGCGCCGTAATCTGAACTCTGATTCATTACTCTCTGAGTTCACCGAACTATCCCTTAAACGTGCGGTCGGTGGACGTTACTACGAAATTGAATTTCTTGAGCGGCTCCCCCAGCTAACCGAAACAGAAATTCGGCAGGCATTCGCCCGGTATAAACAACCGATGATCGTCCGTCATCTCTTTTATCGCAATGAAGCCGATGCACGTACCGCCCATGCACGACTGGAGGCTGGAAATCCCTTCCTTGACGAGGCACAGGTTGCATTCAGAACCGAATATTTTGACTCTACGGCTGGGTGGCTTGGAGAAATTCGATACTTTCAGGTGGATGATGCCTTCGCTGAAGCTGCTTTTGCATTATCCGTAGGACAATATTCTGACCCAGTTCGTAGTCGACAGGGGTGGCACATTATCAAGGTTGAAGATCGGATAAGAACCCCTGTCATAGCAGAGTCCGAATTCCAAAACCGAAAAGGCGGCATCGCAGGCCTGTTACGCATCCGCAAAAGACGGTTGGAAGGAGATCGCTTTGTTCGCACCTTCATGGAAAATCGAAATGTGCAAATCAACGCGGAAGGTGTACGATCTCTTCGAGCCGCTCTGGGTCGAATCACGAATAACTCTGTTTCTCTTGACGACACCTATGATACTGCCGCACTCCCCCTGAAACCAGAAACACCACTCGCAACCTTTACGATGAATGGGAGCACTCATACCTTTACCGGTGATGATTATTTCTTCTGGCTCCCCGAACTTCCACCTTCCGAAGTAACCTCCAATCCGGCTGCCTCTTTGGGGCGTGCACTCCGCAATGAAGCGCTTGCATTGGCAGGTCTGCAGCTAGGACTCACAAAGGATCAGATTGTCCATGAGGATATTGCCAATTCCACCAGAACATACCTCGCCAATTCTATGCGGAGGTTACAGCCAGACAGTACTTTGTTAATCGCTCTTCGCTCAACTTCATCCATCCATGTAGATACGATGCTTTTCCGGCAAATTATGGTTAACTGA
- a CDS encoding PorV/PorQ family protein: MSPIIRIVIYRFVLPLLLIFCSSDLVLAQSRTGTTAASFLTLGTGARGQALGHAYTAIATGADALFWNPAGAARSYGNHSAGSVFLSHSRWFADIDYNAAAVVVPVYGDRVLGLSVAAVNYGDMIVRTVAFPEGTGETFRASDFSLGLTYAQPLTESFYFGGTAKYVRQQIRDMTASTIGFDFGFVLQSDYLRGLIIAASIQNFGGKMQMTGVNSVVFVDIDETISGNNPDIPAHIEMDSWDLPLSFKFGIAMPIVKAGMIELSALADIQQSNDNSLNGDAGAQLRVHNRTFNFDLRGGYKDLFLDNVDSHLTFGAGIDVRTFGVRLGFDYAYTPFDLLGQTQVVDFRVYF; the protein is encoded by the coding sequence ATGAGCCCTATCATCCGCATCGTGATCTACCGATTTGTGCTACCGTTGCTCTTGATCTTCTGTAGCTCAGATCTCGTGCTTGCGCAAAGCCGCACGGGGACCACTGCCGCCAGCTTCCTGACCCTTGGAACAGGTGCTCGTGGACAGGCGCTCGGGCATGCCTACACTGCCATTGCAACCGGCGCAGATGCGCTTTTCTGGAATCCAGCCGGCGCTGCCCGCTCCTACGGGAATCACTCCGCCGGAAGTGTATTTCTATCACATTCTCGCTGGTTCGCAGACATTGACTACAACGCCGCAGCCGTCGTAGTGCCTGTATATGGTGATCGTGTTCTGGGGCTTAGCGTCGCTGCAGTGAACTATGGGGATATGATCGTACGAACGGTCGCCTTCCCTGAGGGCACGGGCGAAACTTTTCGTGCGAGTGATTTTAGCTTAGGACTCACGTATGCGCAGCCTCTGACTGAATCCTTCTACTTTGGTGGCACAGCCAAATATGTCCGCCAACAGATCAGAGATATGACTGCCAGTACGATTGGCTTCGACTTTGGATTTGTTCTGCAGTCTGATTATCTGCGTGGACTGATTATCGCTGCATCAATCCAGAATTTCGGTGGAAAAATGCAGATGACCGGCGTCAACAGCGTTGTGTTTGTTGACATTGATGAAACGATCAGCGGCAATAATCCTGATATCCCTGCCCACATCGAAATGGATTCCTGGGATTTGCCCCTCTCCTTTAAGTTTGGCATTGCCATGCCGATTGTAAAGGCTGGAATGATTGAGTTATCTGCTCTGGCCGATATACAACAGAGCAACGATAATAGCCTGAATGGGGACGCAGGGGCTCAGTTGCGTGTCCATAACCGAACCTTTAATTTTGATCTTCGAGGCGGATACAAAGATCTATTCCTGGACAATGTAGACAGTCATCTGACGTTTGGAGCCGGAATAGATGTACGAACTTTCGGCGTTCGGCTTGGATTTGATTATGCATACACGCCATTTGACCTTCTCGGACAGACGCAGGTGGTGGATTTTCGGGTATATTTCTGA